From the genome of Vicia villosa cultivar HV-30 ecotype Madison, WI linkage group LG2, Vvil1.0, whole genome shotgun sequence, one region includes:
- the LOC131650562 gene encoding uncharacterized protein LOC131650562, with translation MVGNPTFKNSNNSLSFFSLLKGFGINIHLRKQIFMVEVLWCPPARGWIKCNIHGVPVGSPLLATCGGLNRDEHANHLLSFCVFLEAGTPVFVEFMAAIIAIEKAKRMQWSKLWLKTDCILVVKAFSNPNLVPWKIKSSWLSCWAYTINIGFMITHIFREVNFCADFLANIGLMSKSFTWYNFEHRDITADYLLDKAGTPMLRLCS, from the coding sequence ATGGTTGGTAACCCAACCTTTAAGAATTCTAACAATTCTCTGTCTTTTTTCTCCTTGCTCAAAGGTTTTGGCATAAATATTCACCTTCGTAAGCAAATTTTCATGGTTGAAGTCCTTTGGTGTCCTCCGGCTAGGGGGTGGATAAAATGTAACATTCACGGTGTGCCGGTTGGTTCGCCCTTGCTTGCTACTTGTGGTGGCCTCAACCGTGATGAACACGCAAACCACTTACTTAGCTTTtgtgtttttttggaggctggaACTCCGGTATTTGTTGAATTCATGGCAGCAATCATAGCGATTGAAAAGGCCAAACGAATGCAGTGGTCTAAGTTATGGCTCAAAACTGATTGTATTTTGGTTGTGAAGGCTTTTTCGAATCCTAATCTGGTGCCGTGGAAAATCAAATCAAGTTGGCTTTCGTGTTGGGCTTACACTATTAACATTGGGTTCATGATCACTCATATTTTTAGAGAAGTCAATTTTTGTGCAGATTTTTTGGCCAATATCGGTTTAATGAGTAAAAGCTTCACTTGGTATAATTTTGAGCATAGAGATATTACCGCGGATTACTTGTTAGATAAGGCGGGAACCCCTATGCTTAGGCTTTGTTCATAA